From a single Candidatus Defluviilinea gracilis genomic region:
- a CDS encoding histone deacetylase family protein: protein MKIFYSETHRKHDPSFELFDGGLRAPYLENPDRMDRILNALRETDWAEIREPSDFGLDPILAAHDKDYIAFLASCWTEWLETKPKDPSLFLPATFALRHHPQKPKSLLGRGGYYIMDLSACIVEGTYQAALASANCALSAAESIIQSTASPSSSSFRIQPSSFALCRPPGHHAGKDYAGGYCFINNAAVAAHWLSSKGNVAVIDIDYHCGNGTQDIFYERNDVLTISIHADPDFEYPSYFGFANERGKDQGLGFHHNFPLPKGTDDGSYLAVLDRALELIREYKPAHLVVSAGMDIYADDPLGTIKVSTEGIREIGRRIALLNLPSVIVMEGGYNNEALGRNITAFLGEFK from the coding sequence ATGAAAATTTTTTATTCCGAAACGCATCGCAAGCATGACCCATCGTTTGAACTATTTGACGGCGGCTTGCGCGCGCCGTATCTCGAAAACCCCGACCGCATGGATCGCATCCTGAACGCTCTGCGCGAAACAGATTGGGCGGAGATACGGGAACCGTCGGATTTTGGACTCGACCCGATTCTCGCCGCGCACGACAAAGACTACATTGCGTTCCTCGCCTCTTGCTGGACGGAATGGCTGGAGACAAAGCCCAAAGATCCCTCCCTCTTTTTGCCTGCCACGTTCGCTCTTCGGCATCACCCCCAAAAGCCGAAGTCGTTGCTCGGGCGCGGCGGCTACTACATCATGGATCTGAGCGCGTGCATCGTCGAAGGGACATACCAAGCCGCATTGGCTTCTGCGAATTGCGCGCTCAGCGCGGCCGAATCAATTATTCAATCCACCGCTTCGCCCTCCTCTTCATCCTTCAGAATTCAGCCTTCATCCTTTGCCCTATGCCGCCCGCCCGGTCATCACGCCGGCAAAGATTACGCGGGCGGATATTGCTTCATCAACAACGCGGCAGTTGCCGCGCATTGGTTGTCTTCCAAAGGAAACGTCGCGGTGATCGACATTGATTACCACTGCGGCAACGGCACACAAGATATTTTCTATGAACGCAACGATGTGTTGACCATTTCCATCCATGCCGACCCCGACTTTGAGTACCCGAGTTATTTCGGTTTTGCCAACGAACGCGGCAAGGATCAAGGCTTGGGCTTTCATCACAACTTCCCCTTACCCAAAGGCACGGACGATGGATCATATCTCGCCGTGTTGGATCGCGCGCTGGAGTTGATCCGCGAATACAAACCTGCGCATCTCGTCGTTTCTGCCGGCATGGACATTTACGCCGACGACCCGCTTGGCACGATCAAAGTATCGACCGAGGGCATCCGCGAGATCGGCAGACGCATCGCCTTATTGAATCTTCCTTCTGTGATCGTGATGGAGGGCGGATACAATAATGAGGCGCTGGGCAGGAACATCACAGCCTTTCTTGGAGAGTTCAAATGA